In Bicyclus anynana chromosome 22, ilBicAnyn1.1, whole genome shotgun sequence, the following proteins share a genomic window:
- the LOC128199337 gene encoding uncharacterized protein LOC128199337: MSLLLQKKYLLLLEEELQSEEAELIALYYLNKRKHRFWKRSHLYYHTSHGEFFTLFNELDDESFTKSYRLPRNIFYELHNLIKPHIFKQDTNYRRSICTQERLAVCLKYLATGSKFSQIAENFRIGKSTVPRIIEDVCDALWTVLQPLVMPELNENDWKKNSKQFEEIWQFKNCVGAIDGKHVYMFAPPKSGSSYYCYKHRFSTVMMCVADATRRIIMVDIGSMGRFSDGGIFADSIFGIRLRENRLNLPQPQPLYQNGEPVPFVFIGDEAFPLMTNLMRPYPRDNLNNEKRTYNYRLSRARRIVEATFGVLSRKWYVYRKEFECKIETVEKVIKATCVLHNFLIDKMPGYLDNNETGLATTMFNDTNVENLLSNDNMDAYQVREKFCSYFNNEGAVPWQDTRITILLERNT; this comes from the exons ATGTcgctattattacaaaaaaagtatCTTCTTTTACTTGAAGAAGAACTACAGTCTGAAGAAGCAGAATTGATAGCTTTATACTAcctaaacaaaagaaaacatcgGTTTTGGAAAAGAAGTCACTTGTATTACCATACCAGTCATGGAGAATTTTTTACTCTGTTTAATGAGTTAGATGATGAAAGTTTTACCAAGTCCTACAGACTACCGAGGAATATATTCTACGAACTACATAACTTAATTAAACCACATATATTTAAGCAAGATACTAACTACAGGAGATCTATCTGTACCCAAGAGCGGCTAGCAGTATGTttgaa gtATTTGGCGACTGGTTCAAAATTTTCACAAATAGCTGAAAATTTTAGGATTGGAAAATCGACTGTTCCAAGAATTATAGAAGATGTCTGCGATGCCTTGTGGACAGTATTACAACCTTTGGTTATGCCAGAACTTAACGAAAATGattggaaaaaaaattcaaagcaATTTGAAGAAATCTGGCAATTCAAAAACTGCGTCGGGGCCATTGATGGCAAGCATGTGTACATGTTTGCACCCCCAAAATCTGGGTCCTCATATTACTGTTATAAACACAGGTTTTCAACTGTAATGATGTGCGTAGCCGACGCTACCCGAAGAATAATTATGGTAGATATAGGTTCAATGGGAAGGTTCAGCGATGGTGGTATTTTTGCTGATAGTATATTCGGAATTCGTTTGAGAGAAAACAGACTAAATCTACCACAGCCACAACCCTTGTACCAAAATGGAGAACCTGTACCGTTTGTTTTTATTGGAGACGAAGCTTTCCCTTTGATGACTAACTTAATGAGACCATATCCACGCgataatttaaataacgaaaaacGAACATACAATTATAGACTTTCAAGAGCTCGTCGTATTGTGGAAGCTACATTTGGTGTATTATCACGGAAATGGTACGTATACCGTAAAGAATTTGAATGTAAAATAGAAACAGTGGAAAAAGTGATAAAAGCAACGTGTGTTCTACACAACTTTTTAATTGACAAGATGCCTGGCTATCTAGATAATAATGAAACGGGTTTGGCCACGACTATGTTTAACGACACAAACGTGGAAAATCTATTATCGAATGACAATATGGATGCCTATCAAGTTCGAGAAAAATTCTGTAGTTATTTCAACAACGAGGGCGCCGTTCCATGGCAAGACACTCGTATTACAATATTACTTGAACgaaatacttaa